One part of the Tolypothrix sp. NIES-4075 genome encodes these proteins:
- a CDS encoding globin family protein: protein MTLNVEALENSFAQVKPLAAEFVASFYQNLFADYPQVQPLFAHTDMSQQRKHLIKALVLVIENLRNPDVLNNALKEMGARHFKYGTIEEYYPMVGASLLKTFEFYLGANWTSEVKQSWCDAYDAIASIMLQGAMSVS, encoded by the coding sequence ATGACTTTAAATGTGGAAGCTTTAGAAAACAGTTTTGCTCAAGTCAAACCATTAGCCGCAGAGTTTGTAGCCAGCTTTTACCAAAATCTGTTTGCTGATTACCCCCAAGTTCAGCCGTTGTTTGCACATACTGACATGAGCCAGCAGCGGAAGCATCTGATAAAAGCTTTAGTATTGGTAATTGAAAACCTCCGTAACCCAGATGTGCTAAACAATGCATTGAAGGAAATGGGGGCGAGGCATTTTAAATATGGCACTATCGAAGAATATTACCCAATGGTGGGTGCATCGCTATTGAAGACTTTTGAATTTTATCTCGGAGCAAACTGGACGAGTGAGGTAAAACAGTCTTGGTGTGATGCTTATGATGCGATCGCTAGCATCATGTTACAAGGGGCGATGTCAGTTTCTTAG
- a CDS encoding cation diffusion facilitator family transporter: MTYDNRATVRRVLIITLLLNLFVMILKAVVGTLTGSLSLLADALHSVTDSANNILGLIASRFSSPKPDREHPYGHLKFEAVGALGISAFLGIACFEILQGAIEGIFKGRSLVKISPPELWLLLLVLGVNIFVAFYERRVGKRVGSSILIADATHTMSDIWVTIGVIGGLIGVWLGYQWLDLVLAFPVALLVFWSGWSVLKENLPWLVDEMAIAPEAIYDIAVSVPGVLNCHEIASRGVLGRQVFIEMHLIVDSPDVETAHHITEEVEKRLEERFSPVRILIHVEPPSYKSERISF; encoded by the coding sequence ATGACATACGATAATCGTGCCACGGTGCGAAGGGTGTTAATTATCACCCTACTACTAAACTTGTTTGTAATGATATTAAAAGCGGTAGTCGGAACGTTGACAGGTTCTCTCAGTTTGCTAGCTGATGCTTTACATAGCGTTACCGATAGCGCTAACAACATTTTAGGATTGATTGCTAGTAGGTTTTCTTCCCCAAAACCCGATCGCGAGCATCCCTACGGACATCTAAAATTTGAAGCTGTGGGTGCTTTGGGAATTTCCGCTTTTCTCGGAATAGCCTGCTTTGAAATTCTCCAAGGGGCAATCGAAGGAATTTTTAAAGGTAGGAGTTTAGTAAAAATATCACCACCAGAGTTGTGGTTATTACTGCTTGTACTGGGCGTGAATATTTTCGTAGCCTTTTATGAACGCCGTGTGGGTAAACGGGTAGGTAGCTCAATTCTCATAGCTGACGCGACACATACCATGAGCGATATTTGGGTAACAATTGGTGTAATAGGTGGTTTAATTGGCGTTTGGTTGGGTTATCAATGGCTAGATTTGGTTTTAGCCTTTCCCGTCGCTTTGTTGGTATTTTGGAGTGGCTGGTCAGTTTTAAAAGAGAATTTACCTTGGCTGGTGGATGAAATGGCGATCGCCCCCGAAGCAATTTATGATATCGCTGTTTCTGTCCCTGGTGTCCTTAATTGTCACGAAATCGCCTCTCGCGGTGTTCTCGGTCGCCAAGTTTTCATCGAAATGCATTTAATCGTTGATTCCCCAGACGTTGAAACCGCACACCACATCACCGAGGAAGTAGAAAAGCGTTTAGAAGAACGCTTTAGCCCAGTGCGGATTTTAATTCACGTCGAACCACCCTCTTACAAATCTGAGCGAATTAGCTTTTGA